In Salvia miltiorrhiza cultivar Shanhuang (shh) unplaced genomic scaffold, IMPLAD_Smil_shh fragScaff_scaffold_135_1, whole genome shotgun sequence, the following are encoded in one genomic region:
- the LOC131002465 gene encoding protein LURP-one-related 17-like: MLLFSKSKSRTVHHYHDEREKDSTGDGGDEAASTSLTVWTKSLVFSCTGFTVIASDGALAYRVDNYTGRPGQTVLMDGSGNPIFTIRRRKKLGLLDYWLVYEGEVCKYSNKEKIKPVFCVRKNISLRQTKVDDVVAYVYCGMSEKRCMYVIKGSFTHRSCKILDESARVVADIKKKEAMPEGASFGLEVFHLIIKPGFHCRFAMAIVLLLDQMYS, from the exons ATGCTTCTCTTTTCGAAATCCAAGTCAAGAACAGTCCATCACTACCAcgatgagagagaaaaagacaGCACAGGAGACGGCGGTGATGAAGCAGCATCCACTTCTCTAACAGTTTGGACAAAATCCCTCGTTTTCAGCTGCACCGGCTTCACCGTCATCGCCTCCGACGGCGCTTTGGCCTATCGGGTCGACAACTACACCGGTCGACCCGGTCAAACCGTCCTCATGGACGGTTCGGGCAATCCCATTTTCACCATCCGCCGTCGCAag AAGCTAGGGCTATTGGACTACTGGCTTGTCTACGAAGGAGAGGTCTGCAAATACAGCAACAAAGAGAAGATTAAACCTGTGTTTTGTGTGAGGAAAAACATAAGTTTGAGGCAGACAAAAGTGGATGATGTGGTAGCGTATGTTTACTGTGGGATGTCGGAAAAGAGATGCATGTATGTGATTAAAGGCTCCTTCACGCATCGATCGTGCAAGATTTTGGATGAATCGGCGAGGGTGGTTgcagatattaagaagaaagaaGCCATGCCAGAAGGTGCTTCTTTTGGTTTAGAGGTCTTTCATTTAATCATTAAGCCCGGTTTCCACTGCAGATTTGCGATGGCTATTGTGTTATTACTTGATCAGATGTACTCTTAA